From a single Candidatus Izimaplasma bacterium HR1 genomic region:
- the folT gene encoding Folate transporter FolT — MQKRTLLTTKQITLVAILIAMAVVLKSFLVIETGTFRFTFYDIPMMVIGIIFGPFIGGITGIIVDFFHMMFSPWAFTFSVFTLSNMVWAIIPGLLLFKRQLTRRRLITTILIASFLSFGLNTIGIIQFNGMGGMLGTLYYRIGVLLIKLPIQVLAIEVIYHRVLMMQFKLIGQE; from the coding sequence ATGCAAAAAAGAACATTATTAACAACAAAACAAATTACTCTTGTAGCTATCTTAATAGCTATGGCAGTAGTTCTAAAAAGTTTCTTAGTAATAGAAACAGGAACTTTTAGGTTTACTTTTTACGATATACCAATGATGGTTATCGGTATAATTTTTGGACCATTTATTGGTGGAATAACAGGAATTATTGTAGATTTCTTCCACATGATGTTTAGTCCATGGGCATTCACATTTAGTGTTTTTACATTATCTAATATGGTATGGGCAATCATCCCTGGACTGTTATTATTTAAGAGACAACTAACAAGACGTCGTTTAATTACTACAATATTGATCGCAAGCTTCTTATCATTTGGTCTTAATACGATTGGTATTATTCAGTTTAACGGTATGGGTGGGATGCTAGGAACTCTTTACTATAGAATTGGTGTTCTACTAATTAAATTACCAATTCAAGTATTAGCAATCGAAGTAATATACCATCGCGTATTGATGATGCAATTTAAACTTATAGGACAAGAATAA
- the ung gene encoding Uracil-DNA glycosylase, which translates to MWHDYIEKEKQKDYFKKLEDFTEKEYETKEIFPPYKDIFNAFNYCPFVDTKVIILGQDPYHDFNQAHGLAFSVKKGNKIPPSLRNIYKELNSDLGLSVPEHGELTNWAKQGILLLNTILTVEAHKPMSHSKKGWETFTDNVIRELNKDSKPKVFVLWGNNARKKNILIDNPKHLIIETSHPSPLSARHSFFGSKVFTKINDFLFNNYRSIIDFELE; encoded by the coding sequence ATGTGGCATGATTATATTGAAAAAGAAAAGCAAAAAGACTATTTTAAAAAGTTAGAAGACTTTACTGAAAAAGAGTATGAAACAAAGGAAATATTTCCTCCATATAAAGATATATTTAATGCGTTTAATTACTGTCCTTTTGTTGACACAAAAGTTATAATCTTAGGACAAGATCCCTACCATGATTTCAATCAAGCTCATGGGTTAGCATTTAGTGTAAAAAAAGGTAATAAAATACCTCCTTCTTTAAGAAATATATATAAGGAACTAAATAGTGATTTAGGACTGTCTGTCCCCGAGCACGGTGAATTAACTAATTGGGCAAAACAAGGGATACTCCTACTTAATACCATTCTTACAGTAGAAGCTCATAAACCGATGAGCCATTCTAAAAAAGGTTGGGAGACATTTACGGACAATGTTATTAGAGAATTAAATAAAGATAGTAAACCCAAAGTATTTGTATTATGGGGAAACAACGCAAGGAAGAAAAACATCCTCATTGATAACCCTAAACATTTAATCATTGAAACTTCGCATCCTTCTCCTCTTAGTGCAAGACATTCTTTTTTTGGTAGCAAGGTGTTTACAAAAATTAATGATTTCCTATTTAATAATTATAGAAGTATAATAGACTTTGAACTGGAATAG
- the glgE gene encoding Alpha-1,4-glucan:maltose-1-phosphate maltosyltransferase codes for MSKLVLEKLLKTLKNNNDKQIYNYTVPDLWNCFDYDKKKYIRTSNNELMVNPYDFYASVIEDYILPNKKDKTNYKQSLSSNKTIPKRGYKGGDWIKQSVCYSTMIRVSSAWDFDRSGKLEQENIYKMTETGSFVKMLSLLPLLKKMGVDVVYMLPISKFSLKDKKGDLGSPYGVSNFNELDPNLKDPLTGDNITLEEEFKAFVEACHILDMRVMIDIIPRTNSVENDLIKEHPDWFYWIKDSEYDKYQVPFVEGVKKTSAPTIERMEVVYESKDTLRHIDMFQYDPKTQDEEKWNRIKDSKNISQAIAKEFDLRVAPAFSDHINDPQPPWTDVTFFRMYKDFPKETVKFLNTKNRAPYILFDTIKSNMYHGKEPNIELWETLADIVPSYQRRFGIDGARIDMGHALPKKLLNMIMEKAKEIDPDFSFIAEELTPSNAKKAKENGYNMIIGNGFIMEPRIWDGSLREFMYESIDLPIPTFACGETHDTPRLAARDGGPTLSKTLTVLNMFMPNAVPFINSGQEVYETQPMNTGLDARENELYMLPEDDPYYGKLALFDLYQFHYTNQRRWELPDLLEQIKPIRKKYLKEITNKKAFMPVYAEHHPDTFIGFSYIKKTGKDKKNILLILANSNPYDQQYLRVDIRNLRQITDNQEMKGKLLFSTHESPREFTQFIDYNTLDIHLGAGEVKIIEL; via the coding sequence ATGAGTAAGTTAGTTCTAGAAAAACTACTGAAAACATTGAAGAATAATAACGACAAACAAATATATAACTACACAGTTCCAGATTTATGGAATTGTTTTGACTATGATAAGAAAAAATACATAAGAACAAGTAATAATGAGTTAATGGTAAATCCTTATGACTTTTATGCTAGTGTGATTGAAGATTATATCTTACCTAATAAAAAGGATAAAACTAATTATAAACAAAGTTTGTCTTCAAATAAAACAATACCAAAACGAGGATACAAAGGTGGAGACTGGATAAAACAAAGTGTTTGCTATTCTACTATGATTCGTGTATCTAGTGCCTGGGATTTTGATCGAAGTGGAAAACTTGAACAAGAGAATATCTACAAAATGACAGAGACTGGTAGTTTTGTTAAGATGTTAAGTTTATTACCGCTACTTAAAAAAATGGGTGTAGATGTTGTTTACATGTTACCAATATCTAAGTTTAGTTTAAAAGATAAAAAAGGTGATTTAGGTAGTCCATATGGGGTTAGCAATTTTAATGAATTAGATCCTAATTTAAAGGATCCACTTACTGGAGATAATATTACTCTTGAAGAAGAATTTAAAGCTTTCGTTGAAGCTTGTCATATTCTTGATATGAGAGTAATGATTGATATAATACCTAGAACTAACTCAGTAGAAAACGATCTAATTAAAGAACACCCAGACTGGTTCTACTGGATTAAAGACAGTGAATATGATAAATACCAAGTACCTTTCGTTGAAGGTGTTAAAAAGACAAGTGCGCCGACTATAGAGCGAATGGAAGTCGTATATGAATCAAAAGATACTTTACGTCATATTGATATGTTCCAATATGACCCAAAAACTCAAGACGAGGAAAAATGGAATAGAATAAAAGATAGTAAAAATATTAGTCAGGCAATTGCAAAAGAGTTTGATTTAAGAGTTGCTCCTGCGTTTAGTGATCATATTAATGATCCTCAACCTCCATGGACTGACGTTACTTTCTTTAGAATGTATAAAGACTTTCCTAAGGAAACCGTTAAATTCCTAAATACTAAAAACCGTGCTCCTTATATTTTATTTGATACAATCAAATCAAATATGTATCATGGAAAAGAGCCAAATATTGAATTATGGGAAACATTGGCTGACATCGTTCCTAGTTATCAAAGACGTTTTGGAATTGATGGAGCTCGTATTGATATGGGCCATGCATTACCTAAAAAGTTACTTAATATGATCATGGAAAAAGCGAAGGAAATAGATCCAGACTTTAGTTTTATTGCTGAGGAACTTACACCTTCTAATGCAAAGAAAGCAAAAGAAAATGGTTATAATATGATTATTGGTAATGGTTTCATTATGGAACCACGTATCTGGGATGGTAGTTTAAGAGAATTCATGTATGAATCAATTGATTTACCAATTCCAACATTTGCTTGTGGTGAAACACATGATACACCACGTCTAGCTGCTAGAGATGGTGGACCAACACTAAGTAAAACATTAACTGTGCTAAATATGTTTATGCCTAATGCAGTTCCATTTATTAATAGTGGACAAGAAGTATATGAAACTCAACCAATGAATACAGGATTAGATGCTAGAGAAAATGAATTATATATGTTACCAGAAGATGATCCTTATTATGGTAAACTAGCATTATTTGACCTTTATCAGTTTCATTATACTAATCAAAGACGTTGGGAATTACCTGATTTACTAGAGCAAATAAAACCTATTAGAAAGAAATATTTAAAAGAAATCACAAATAAAAAAGCGTTTATGCCAGTTTATGCTGAACATCATCCAGATACATTTATTGGATTTAGTTATATTAAAAAAACTGGTAAGGATAAAAAGAATATTTTACTGATTTTAGCTAACTCAAACCCTTATGACCAACAATACTTAAGAGTTGATATAAGAAATCTTAGACAAATTACTGATAACCAAGAAATGAAAGGCAAACTATTATTTAGCACTCATGAGAGTCCTAGAGAGTTTACACAATTTATCGATTACAACACATTAGATATTCATCTTGGTGCTGGAGAAGTAAAAATAATTGAATTATAA
- the rpfG_2 gene encoding Cyclic di-GMP phosphodiesterase response regulator RpfG, with translation MPNYVKGNHPNNESKKKHAFGVWWVRWDNGKYYIYQPDSGKQLFGHNTKSLKREIFGKRWHEIADKVVAIDDSYKSYIDDIQGLFNKLLEGEFDNYINFFPWISKGDKMIWIENQLTVIQKDDKGKPILIAGSSIDITDKMTFSESISDLKETNKQLEEANNRAIELADILVWRIDYNAYPNGDYFLANDSYVETLGLKRNRDGYVKLSDFISTGYPDEEGTKSMGELLEMFQLSIDNKLDQFEKVLVKHMNKKNGNAVYLEHNTKVEKRYADGSIEEIGGYIFNMTDRVNLGNVNVELAKENESLLRAHTLALKSGKVMIWFIDDAEIEKGYFYGNDMIIDKLGLERSTNNLFHVEDFDKSICIDDEEGISLDKNYKDNKLKVIDGVMDSFEKVIVKHKNIKNKEIMYFEHNFEVETRYDDSTLMVRGGFMTDVTAEVIAEKRNDYLLNYDEMTNLKNRNSFENYIISHNLDLDYSLIIVDIDGLKFINDAFGHLMGDKAIAFTADKLTQFFGDTSDLFRIGGDEYAIISSIVEHQVLEEQIQFVRDSLVEFYNAYNIKINISWGYEIVDSEMEFSEAFIEAENLMYRRKLNERHSRKSRTMETVLETLNQKTEETKEHCERMSGYAVKLMKKVGYNRSSDQEDMKLLCKVHDIGKITVAENILSKGGKLTRDEYMKIRKHAEAGYKIVRNIVESDDIAYGVLYHHERIDGNGYPFGLSGDEIPMYAKIISICDAFDVMVSGRIYSKPKLLSEVIDELKRCSGTQFDNKLIELFIEILEEEKQ, from the coding sequence ATGCCGAATTACGTAAAAGGGAACCATCCAAATAATGAATCAAAGAAGAAACATGCATTTGGAGTTTGGTGGGTTAGATGGGATAATGGAAAATATTACATTTATCAACCTGATTCCGGGAAACAACTATTTGGCCATAATACTAAAAGTTTAAAGAGGGAGATTTTTGGTAAAAGATGGCATGAAATTGCAGATAAAGTAGTAGCGATAGATGATTCGTACAAGTCATACATTGATGATATTCAAGGATTATTCAATAAATTACTTGAAGGGGAGTTTGATAATTATATCAACTTTTTTCCGTGGATATCTAAAGGAGATAAGATGATTTGGATTGAAAATCAACTTACTGTTATTCAAAAAGATGATAAAGGAAAACCAATATTGATAGCAGGATCATCAATTGATATAACTGATAAAATGACTTTTAGTGAATCTATAAGTGATTTAAAAGAAACTAATAAGCAATTAGAAGAAGCCAATAACCGTGCGATAGAATTAGCTGATATTTTAGTATGGAGAATTGATTACAATGCATATCCAAATGGCGATTATTTTCTAGCTAACGATAGTTATGTAGAAACACTTGGACTTAAAAGAAATAGAGATGGGTATGTTAAACTAAGTGATTTTATAAGTACTGGATACCCAGATGAAGAAGGAACAAAATCAATGGGTGAGTTATTGGAGATGTTCCAACTGAGCATTGATAATAAATTAGATCAATTTGAAAAAGTACTAGTAAAACATATGAATAAGAAAAATGGGAATGCGGTTTATTTAGAACATAATACTAAAGTAGAAAAAAGATATGCTGATGGATCTATTGAGGAGATTGGCGGTTATATCTTTAATATGACAGACAGAGTAAATTTGGGTAATGTAAATGTTGAATTGGCAAAAGAGAATGAAAGTCTTTTGAGAGCTCATACATTGGCTTTGAAGTCTGGAAAAGTAATGATTTGGTTTATCGATGATGCCGAAATAGAAAAAGGTTACTTCTATGGAAATGATATGATTATTGATAAGTTAGGACTAGAAAGAAGTACTAATAATCTTTTTCATGTTGAAGACTTTGATAAATCAATTTGCATAGATGATGAAGAGGGGATTTCCTTAGATAAAAACTACAAAGATAATAAACTTAAAGTCATCGACGGAGTTATGGATTCATTTGAGAAGGTTATTGTTAAGCATAAAAATATAAAGAATAAAGAAATAATGTATTTCGAACATAATTTTGAAGTTGAGACAAGATATGATGATAGTACTCTGATGGTTCGTGGTGGATTTATGACTGATGTCACTGCTGAAGTAATAGCTGAAAAGCGAAATGATTATCTCCTAAATTATGATGAGATGACAAACTTAAAAAACAGAAACTCGTTTGAGAATTATATTATTTCACATAATCTCGATCTTGATTACTCATTAATTATTGTGGATATAGATGGTCTTAAATTTATTAACGATGCTTTTGGACATTTAATGGGGGACAAAGCTATCGCCTTTACAGCAGACAAACTTACCCAATTCTTTGGTGATACTTCTGATCTCTTTAGAATCGGAGGAGATGAGTATGCTATTATCTCATCGATAGTTGAACATCAAGTATTAGAGGAACAAATACAGTTCGTTAGAGATTCTTTAGTAGAATTCTATAATGCATATAACATAAAAATCAATATTTCATGGGGTTATGAAATTGTTGATAGTGAAATGGAGTTTTCTGAAGCTTTTATTGAAGCAGAGAATCTTATGTATCGTCGTAAACTAAACGAAAGACATTCTCGTAAAAGTAGAACTATGGAAACAGTTCTTGAAACTTTAAACCAGAAAACTGAGGAAACAAAAGAACATTGTGAACGCATGTCGGGATATGCTGTAAAGCTGATGAAAAAAGTAGGATATAACAGATCTAGTGATCAAGAAGATATGAAACTTCTTTGTAAGGTTCATGATATTGGTAAAATCACTGTTGCTGAAAATATTCTTTCAAAAGGTGGAAAACTAACTCGAGATGAGTATATGAAAATTAGAAAACATGCTGAAGCAGGATATAAGATTGTTAGAAATATTGTCGAATCTGATGATATAGCCTATGGGGTTCTATATCATCACGAAAGAATTGATGGAAACGGCTATCCATTTGGTTTGTCGGGAGATGAAATTCCAATGTATGCTAAGATAATATCAATATGTGATGCATTTGATGTAATGGTATCAGGACGTATTTATTCAAAACCTAAACTTTTAAGTGAAGTTATAGATGAACTTAAAAGGTGTTCAGGAACTCAATTTGATAATAAATTAATTGAACTATTTATTGAAATTTTAGAAGAAGAAAAGCAGTAG